Within the Dechloromonas denitrificans genome, the region AGCCGGCGGATCGCCTTGAAGGCGAGGCTCTGCAGGCGCCACGGACGGAAGGCGGCATGCCCGTAGCTGCGATCCTCGACGTGGATCTGGATGGCGTGGCAGAGCTGGCCGGCATGTTTGTGGAAAGTCGGTTCGAACCAGCACTCGCGCAATCGGCAGCCGGCGAGCCAGTGCGGCGCGAGGCGGCGCATCTCGCCGAGCACGGCGCGGGCGTCGATATCCGGAGCGCCGAACAGCTCAAGCGGCCGGGTGGTGCCGCGCCCTTCGCTCAGCGTCGTGCCTTCGAGCATGACGGTGCCGGCATAGGCGCGGGCCATCGACAGGTTGGGCGCGTTCGGGCTGGGGTTGATCCAGCTGCGTTCGCCGAGCGGCCAGCCGTATCCGGGGGCGGCCTCCGGTTGCCAGCCTTGCATCTCGATGACTTGGTAGTCGACGTCAAGCTGCAGCGTGGCGATGAACCATTGCCCCAGTTCGCCCATGGTGAGCCCGTGGCGCATCGGCAGCGGACCGGCACCGACGAAGCTTTCCCAGCCGTCGCGCAGGGTCAGTCCTTCGACCGGCCGGCCGGCCGGGTTGGGGCGGTCGAGGACCCAGACCGTCTTGCCATGCCGGGCGGCGGCTTCGAGCATGTAGCGCAGTGTCGTGATGAAGGTGTAGATCCGGCAGCCGAGGTCCTGCAGATCGACCAGCAGCACGTCGAAAGTGTCGAGCATCGCCGCGGTCGGCCGGCGCACTTCGCCGTACAGGCTGAAGACCGGAATGCCGTGCTGCGGATCGAGAAAGTCCGGTGATTCGACCATGTTGTCCTGCTTGTCGCCGCGCAACCCATGCTGGGGGCCGAAGGCGGCGCTCAACGTGAGGTCCGGCAAGGCGGCCAGCGCATCGAGCGAATGGGTGAGGTCGGCGGTCACCGAGGCCGGGTGGGCGAGAAGCGCGACGCGGCGGCCGGCCAGCGGACGGCGCAGGGCGGGGTCGGCGAGCAGCCGGTCGATGCCGAATTGGATGGCAGTAGTCATGTGGATTTGATGGGCAAGGTCAGCGTGAAGTTCTGACGGAGGTGGAAATCGGGGCGCCCGGCGGCATGCGCCAGAGCCCAGTAGCTTTTTTGGTGATTGCCGGCTTCGACCACGACGCTCAGGCCAAGCTGCAGCGTGTCGCCGGCCGGCAGCAATTCGGGGCCGAGACAGGCGTCCAGTTGAAAGCCGTCGGCCAGGCGGCGAAAGGCAATGTCAGGTACGCCGGCCTGTCGGAAATCGGGGGTGCGGCTCCGGTAATCGGCGAAGTGATAGGCCGCCCACTGGCCGGACGGCGAGAAGTTGAATTCCCGGTATGCCGGGCTGCCGGGCAACGCAATGAAGGCTTCGCAGCAGGTGTGCTGCCACAGGTCATCGGCCGGCCCAGGCGACTGCGGGGTGGGAAGCAGGATCGCCTGCGGGTCGCCGCTCAGGCGGTAGCTCAAGGTCAGCCGGCCGGCCACGTTGAAGCTTGCCTCCGCCGTGATGCCCTGGATGGCAGCACAGGGGCTGGCGGGGTGGCAGAGCAGGGCGTGATGGCGGGAGGCAGGCAAGGGCTCGGGCGCGAAAATTGGCAAAGGCGGTACTTTACCCGCTGATTCGGCAGCCTGCTGCGGTGGATGCCGAATAGTCGTCGATAGCCACCCTGCGCCCTTGGTTGCCCGGGGCTTTTGGGGTAATTTACCGCCTTTGCCGAACAGCATGCAGGGAGATAAAAATATGACGCCGCTACGCATCAATCTAGAGCAGGAAGAAATCCCCACTCACTGGTACAACGTCGTCGCCGACATGCCCACTCCGCCGGCCCCGCCGCTCGGGCCGGACGGCCTGCCGGTGCCGGCCGAGAAGATGGGGGCAATCTTCCCGGGGCCGATCCTCGAGCAGGAAATGTCGGCCGAGCGCTGGATTGCCATCCCCGAAGAAGTGCGCCAGATCTATGCGTTGTGGCGTCCTGCCCCGCTGTGTCGCGCCTTGCGTCTGGAGCAGGCGCTGGGTACGCCGGCCAAGATTTTCTACAAATACGAAGGCGTTTCGCCGGCCGGTTCGCACAAGCCGAATTCCGCCGTGCCGCAGGCTTTCTATAACAAGCTGGCGGGCACCAAGAAGCTGACCACCGAAACCGGTGCCGGCCAGTGGGGCTCGTCGATTGCCTTCGCCGGCCAGATGTTCGGCCTGCCGGTGCGCGTTTTCATGGTCAAGGTCAGCTACGAGCAGAAGCCGTTCCGTCGTTCGATGATGCAGACCTGGGGCGCCGAGGTGTTCTCCAGCCCGACCAACCTGACCAATGCCGGGCGCACCGCGCTGGCCGCCGACCCGAACAACCAGGGCTCGCTCGGCCTGGCCATTTCCGAAGCGGTCGAGGAAGCGGCGGCCGA harbors:
- a CDS encoding DOMON-like domain-containing protein — encoded protein: MPASRHHALLCHPASPCAAIQGITAEASFNVAGRLTLSYRLSGDPQAILLPTPQSPGPADDLWQHTCCEAFIALPGSPAYREFNFSPSGQWAAYHFADYRSRTPDFRQAGVPDIAFRRLADGFQLDACLGPELLPAGDTLQLGLSVVVEAGNHQKSYWALAHAAGRPDFHLRQNFTLTLPIKST
- a CDS encoding exo-beta-N-acetylmuramidase NamZ domain-containing protein, translated to MTTAIQFGIDRLLADPALRRPLAGRRVALLAHPASVTADLTHSLDALAALPDLTLSAAFGPQHGLRGDKQDNMVESPDFLDPQHGIPVFSLYGEVRRPTAAMLDTFDVLLVDLQDLGCRIYTFITTLRYMLEAAARHGKTVWVLDRPNPAGRPVEGLTLRDGWESFVGAGPLPMRHGLTMGELGQWFIATLQLDVDYQVIEMQGWQPEAAPGYGWPLGERSWINPSPNAPNLSMARAYAGTVMLEGTTLSEGRGTTRPLELFGAPDIDARAVLGEMRRLAPHWLAGCRLRECWFEPTFHKHAGQLCHAIQIHVEDRSYGHAAFRPWRLQSLAFKAIRRLYPDYPLWRDFAYEYEHDRLAIDLINGSPLLREWVDDPAARPETFDALSSADELAWTEQRAAFLRYR